From a single Miscanthus floridulus cultivar M001 chromosome 8, ASM1932011v1, whole genome shotgun sequence genomic region:
- the LOC136471093 gene encoding protein MAIN-LIKE 1-like: MDRFPLLDPRFDEHHRARRIENGEVLNVLRPMTHEASTTMVYDERYTPLLKLANLATVARVCRRGTPPFNPAALTALIDRWRPETHSFHLPCGEMTVTLEDVAMILGVKIRGFPVTGDTESEGWQQRVEHFLGQPLAAVEAGKKRRSSGVSLRWLRQQFRECPPNVDAETVTYYCRAYVLHMLGTVLFPDDTGDTASWMYIPCLLNWEDAGNRSWGSAILAFLYRQLCEACRCPGGVHATMSGCITLLQIWMWERLPVGRPHQLDPPQPWFPQGDAVVAPTVAHLYERAHGTYHVSRHAYISFTNELDTLLPQHVQWSPYRRRQVTDLNLSALCMADEDV, from the exons atggatcggttcccccttcttgatccaaggttcgatgagcaccaccgggctcggaggattgagaacggagag gttttgaatgtgctgaggccaatgacacatgaggcctctacgaccatggtctacgacgagaggtacacacccctcctgaagctggcgaaccttgctaccgttgctcgtgtttgtcgtcgaggcacgccacctttcaacccagcggcgctgacggcgttgatagatcggtggcgtccagagacacacagctttcacctaccatgcggggagatgacggtcactctcgaggacgttgccatgatccttggagtcaaaatccgaggattcccagtgacaggagacacggagtctgaaggatggcagcagcgggttgagcacttcttgggacagcccctagcggcagttgaggctggcaagaaacgacgcagcagtggggtgtccctgaggtggcttcgtcagcagtttcgggagtgcccacccaacgtagATGCCGAGACCGTGACATACTACTGTCGGGCCTACGTCCTCCACATGTTAGGTacggttctcttccctgacgACACTGGAGACACAGCGTCCTGGATGTACATCCCGTGCCTTTTGAACTGGGAGGATGCAggcaataggagttggggctcggctatacttgccttcctgtacCGTCAGCTTTGCGAGGCTTGCCGCTGTCCTGGAGGCGTGCACGCTACAATGTCAGGCTGCATCACACTGttgcag atttggatgtgggagaggcttccagttgggagaccgcatcagcttgatcccccacaaccttggtttcctcaaggagacgcagttgtcgcccctaccgtggcacacctctacgagcgagcccacggaacataccacgtgtcacgccacgcgtacatcagcttcaccaacgagctggacacccttttgccacagcat gttcaatggagcccatatcggcggaggcaagtaacggatctcaacttgagcgccttgtgcatggcagacgaggacgtctag